In Ovis canadensis isolate MfBH-ARS-UI-01 breed Bighorn chromosome 11, ARS-UI_OviCan_v2, whole genome shotgun sequence, the DNA window GGTGCCTTCCAGCACCTGCCTGTCCTGGAGGAGCTGGATCTGTCCCATAACATCCTTGCCCacctctcaggggctgctttccaggGCCTGGCGGGCACACTGCGCCACCTCGACCTCTCTGCCAACCAGCTGGCCTCGGTGCCCGTGGAGGCTTTCATGGGGCTAAAGATCCAAGTGAACCTGTCTGCCAACCCATGGCGCTGCGACTGTGCCCTCCAGGAGGTGCTCCGTCGGGTGAGGCTGGCCCCGGGCACTGGGACGGGCATTGTGTGTGGCCCAGAAGCCCGACCGGACCTTGTGGGGCAGAAGCTCCTGCCACTGGTCGGGGAGGGAGAGTcgtgcggggcggggcggggcggggcccggcGCAGCACTGACGTGGCCCTGCTGGTCACCATGGGGGGCTGGCTGGTTCTGGTGGTGGCTTATCTGGCCCACTACGTGTGGCAGAACCGGGACGAGACCCGACGTCCGCTCAAGCGGGCCCAAGTGCTGTCTGTGCGCTCTGAGGACTCCTCCACCCTCAGCACAATGGTCTGACGACTAGGGATACTTCTCCGGGCCCACGCCCGGCtcccctctccataccatctcctCTCCTCTGACCCCCTCTGCCTCCCCTGCAGCCCCTTCCCATCCCCCAATTCCACccccttcctcctctgtctctctgaaACACCTGATATCTCTCAGTCCACCAACACCATCTTCGGTGCCTGGGGGTTTGAGCGCCTACTTTTGGTACCTACTCTGCTGGTCTCTCATAAAGAGAGTGAGGGCGAGAGACTGTGTAACCTTTATTGTTATAGGTTCACtgcatggaaaaatattttccagaattaTGAATTAACAGTCTAGGATTCTTTTTTTCATACTTATGAACCATATAATGAAGGACTGCAATGCATTTTGCATagcactcattttttttaaattgctactTTCTAAAATTCTCCTGTTTTCACATTTTGTTGGGGAACCCAACAACTCTATAGAGAAAACCAACTCAGTAGAGTTTCACCCAAGACATAGGAATAGTTGGACATTCCTGAATTTTTCCATATTGCTTTTTCCCTTGTTATAGTTATACTTGATTTTGAAGGGCTGCTTATGCT includes these proteins:
- the LRRC3C gene encoding leucine-rich repeat-containing protein 3C isoform X2, which gives rise to MRFYSSPGLCQSVAMLPPASHLLSLLLVIDAGGTVPSPQGVPQGCYAAEEAGERTFRCSQAGLSTVPTSIPNDTRKLYLDANRLVSVPAGAFQHLPVLEELDLSHNILAHLSGAAFQGLAGTLRHLDLSANQLASVPVEAFMGLKIQVNLSANPWRCDCALQEVLRRVRLAPGTGTGIVCGPEARPDLVGQKLLPLVGEGESCGAGRGGARRSTDVALLVTMGGWLVLVVAYLAHYVWQNRDETRRPLKRAQVLSVRSEDSSTLSTMV
- the LRRC3C gene encoding leucine-rich repeat-containing protein 3C isoform X1, translating into MDYSPPSSSVHGILQMRILEFYSSPGLCQSVAMLPPASHLLSLLLVIDAGGTVPSPQGVPQGCYAAEEAGERTFRCSQAGLSTVPTSIPNDTRKLYLDANRLVSVPAGAFQHLPVLEELDLSHNILAHLSGAAFQGLAGTLRHLDLSANQLASVPVEAFMGLKIQVNLSANPWRCDCALQEVLRRVRLAPGTGTGIVCGPEARPDLVGQKLLPLVGEGESCGAGRGGARRSTDVALLVTMGGWLVLVVAYLAHYVWQNRDETRRPLKRAQVLSVRSEDSSTLSTMV
- the LRRC3C gene encoding leucine-rich repeat-containing protein 3C isoform X3, with the translated sequence MLPPASHLLSLLLVIDAGGTVPSPQGVPQGCYAAEEAGERTFRCSQAGLSTVPTSIPNDTRKLYLDANRLVSVPAGAFQHLPVLEELDLSHNILAHLSGAAFQGLAGTLRHLDLSANQLASVPVEAFMGLKIQVNLSANPWRCDCALQEVLRRVRLAPGTGTGIVCGPEARPDLVGQKLLPLVGEGESCGAGRGGARRSTDVALLVTMGGWLVLVVAYLAHYVWQNRDETRRPLKRAQVLSVRSEDSSTLSTMV